From a single Anaerolineae bacterium genomic region:
- a CDS encoding queuosine precursor transporter, with the protein MASTTGATRTYKYYDFIVAFFVAVLLISNIASSAKIIDWGVSIFGLPLAFDAGTLLFPISYIFGDILTEVYGYKRSRRVIWAGFIAAALMAFCFWLIGLMPGEITWQEYAGQEAYRVILGGVATGGIVIASLVAYFAGEFSNSYVLAKMKVATEGRWLWTRTIGSTLVGEGIDTILFIVIATALGVFPWSIALTLIVSNYIFKVIIEVVLTPLTYRAVNFLKATEREDYYDRETNFNPFTLVS; encoded by the coding sequence ATGGCTTCAACAACTGGCGCCACTCGAACCTATAAATATTATGATTTTATTGTTGCTTTTTTTGTGGCGGTGCTGCTGATTAGCAACATCGCCTCGTCCGCCAAAATCATTGATTGGGGCGTAAGCATCTTTGGGTTGCCCCTGGCCTTTGACGCCGGCACGCTGCTTTTTCCCATTAGCTACATTTTTGGCGACATCTTGACCGAGGTGTATGGCTACAAAAGGTCGCGCCGGGTGATTTGGGCCGGTTTTATAGCTGCGGCCTTGATGGCCTTTTGTTTTTGGCTCATTGGCCTGATGCCCGGCGAGATTACCTGGCAAGAATATGCCGGGCAGGAAGCATACCGGGTTATATTGGGCGGCGTGGCCACGGGCGGGATTGTGATAGCCAGCCTGGTGGCTTACTTTGCCGGGGAGTTTTCCAACAGTTACGTTCTGGCCAAAATGAAAGTAGCCACCGAGGGCCGCTGGTTGTGGACCAGGACCATCGGCAGCACCCTGGTGGGCGAGGGGATTGACACCATTCTCTTTATTGTGATTGCCACCGCGCTGGGCGTATTCCCCTGGTCCATTGCCCTCACGTTGATTGTTTCCAACTACATTTTCAAAGTGATCATCGAGGTTGTTTTAACCCCCCTCACCTACCGGGCGGTCAATTTTTTGAAAGCAACCGAGCGGGAGGATTATTACGACCGGGAAACAAATTTTAATCCGTTCACACTGGTTTCCTGA